The nucleotide window GGTGATCGTGGCGCTGCAGCCCTCCAAGCTGGCCATCAGCCACGTGGCCCACTGGCTCATGATGGGCATGGCTCTGCTGCTGCTGGTCGTTTTCCTGGTGGCCCTGATCGATGTGCCGCTGCAGGCCATCCTGTTCAAGTCGCGCCTGAAGATGTCGCACGAGGAAGTCAAGAACGAGCACAAGGAAGCGGAAGGCAACCCGCAGATCAAGGGCAAGATCCGCCAGAAGCAGCGCGAGATCGCCGACCGCGCCAGCGTGAACGCCGTCCCCAAGGCCGACTTCGTGGTCATGAACCCGACCCACTACGCCGTGGCGCTGCGCTACGACGACCAGACCATGAACGCGCCGCAGGTGATTTCCAAGGGGACCGACCTGGTCGCCTTCAAGATCCGCGACCTGGCCAACAGCCACCAGATCCCCGTGCTGCAGTCCCCGATGCTGGCGCGTGCGCTGTACGCACACGCCGAGCTGGACCAGCCCATCCCCGCGCAGCTGTATGCCGCCGTGGCCCAGGTGCTGGCCTACGTGTACCGCCTCAAGGCCGCCCTGCGCGGCGAAGGGCGCATGCCCGAGGCCCTGGCGGAGCCCTTCGTTCCGCCCGAACTGGACCCGCACCACTCCGCCGCCCGTACCCAGGCACCCCGGACGCCTGAAGGAAGCGCCGCATGAACACCTCTCTGACCGCATTGCGCCAGTGGACCAGCAGCAACGGTGCCATGGTCCAGGGCCTGTCCGCCCCGCTGCTCGTGGTGGCCATCCTGGCACTCATGGTGCTGCCCATCCCGGCCTGGCTGCTCGATACCTTCTTCACCCTCAACATCGCCGTGGCGCTGATGGTGATGATGGTGGCCGCGTACATGATCCGGCCGCTGGATTTCGCCGCCTTCCCCTCGGTGCTGCTGCTGACTACGCTGATGCGCCTGTCGCTCAACGTCGCCTCCACCCGCGTGGTGCTGCTGGAAGGCCACACCGGCCCGGGCGCGGCCGGCGCGGTGATCGAGGCCTTCGGCCACTTCCTGATCGGCGGCAACTTCGCGGTCGGCCTGATCGTGTTCGCCATCCTCGTGGTCATCAACTTCGTCGTGGTGACCAAGGGCGCCGAGCGTATCGCCGAAGTGTCGGCGCGCTTCACCCTGGACGCCATGCCCGGCAAGCAGATGGCGGTGGACGCCGACCTCAACGCCGGCCTCATCAACGAGGACGAAGCCAAGCGCCGCCGCGCCGAGGTGCAGGAAGAAGCCGCCTTCTTCGGCTCCATGGACGGCGCCAGCAAGTTCGTGCGCGGCGACGCCGTTGCCGGCATCCTGATCCTGCTCATCAACATCGTCGGCGGCTTCGCCATCGGCATGGCGCAGCACGGCCTGTCAGCCAGCGAAGCCGCCAACAGCTACATCCTGCTGGCGGTCGGCGACGCGCTGGTGGCGCAGATCCCCGGCCTGCTGATCTCCGTGGCTGCCGCCATGGTGATCTCGCGCGTGGGCAAGGAGCAGGACATGGGCGGCCAGATCGTGCGCCAGCTCTTCATGTCGCCGCGCGTGCTGGGCGTCACGGCCGGCATCCTGGTCCTGCTGGGCCTGATCCCCGGCATGCCGCACGTGGTGTTTCTCGCCATGGGCAGCCTGTTCGGCTACGGCGCCTGGCTGCTGGTACAGCGTGAGAAGCAGGCCGCAGCCACGGCCGCAGCCGCGACCGAAGCCCCTCCCGCCCCGGCGAGCGACGGCGAAGCCAGCTGGGACGATCTGCAGCCCATCGACCTGCTGGGCCTGGAGCTGGGCTACCGCCTGATCGCGCTGGTGGACAAGAGCCGCCAAGGCGACCTGCTCACGCGCATCAAGGGCGTGCGGCGCAAGTTCGCGCAGGAGGTGGGCTTCCTGCCGCCCGCCGTGCACGTGCGCGACAACCTCGAACTCAAGCCCAGCGCGTACCGCATCACGCTGCGCGGCGTGGTCGTGGGCGAGGGCGAGGCCTTCCCCGGCATGTTCCTGGCCATCAACCCCGGCGGCATCAGCACGCCGCTGATCGGCACGCCCACCACCGACCCGGCGTTCGGCCTGCCCGCGCACTGGATCGACGGCGCGCAGCGCGAAGCGGCGCAAATGGCCGGTTTCACGGTCGTTGATTCCGAGACCGTGATGGCCACCCATTTGTCACACTTGATGCAAGTGCACGCCGCCAAGCTCCTGTCGCGCACCGAGACGCAGCAACTCGTGGAGCACGTGGCAAGGCTGGCACCCAAGCTCATCGAAGAGGTGGTACCGAAGATGGTCTCGATCACGACCTTCCAGAAGGTGCTGCAGCTTCTGCTGGAGGAATCCGTGCATATCCGCGACATCCGCACCATCATCGAAACACTGGCCGAGCACGCCACCGCCACGCAGGATCCGGTGGAGCTGGCGCGCCGCGTGCGCATCGCGCTGTCGCCCGCCATCGTCCAGCAGATCTACGGGCCCACGCGCGAACTCAGCGTGATCGCCATCGAGCCCGGCTTGGAGCGCCTGCTGGTGCAAGCCCTGGGCAATGCCGCCAACGGCCCCTCGCTCGACCCTGGCGTGGCCGACATGCTCACGCAAAAAGCTGCCGAAGTCGCCCTGCACCAGGAGGAAATGGGCATGCCCGCCTGCCTGCTCGTGCCCGACGCCATCCGGGGCGCCATTTCCCGCCTGGTGCGCCGCGTCGCGCCCCGGCTGCAGGTACTCGCGCACAGCGAGATCCCTGAAACCCACACCATCCGCATCGGCCCGATTCTCAAAGGTGCAGCATGAACATCAAACGCTTCCACGCCGCCACCTCGCGTGAGGCCCTGGCCAAGGCCCGCATGGCCTTCGGCGACGGCACCTTGATCCTGTCCAACCGCGCCACCGCCAACGGCGTGGAGGTCGTGGCCACCGCCGAGGACACGCTGCACGCGCTCGACCAGGACAGCGCCCCCTCCGCACGGCCCGCGCTGCAGTCCATGCAGCCCAGCGAAGAACCGCGCCGCGCCGCGCCCGCGCCGAGCGCGCGGCCCGCCCCCGCGCCCACCCCTGCGCCCGCGCGCCGCAGCGTCGAGGCCGACACCGAACAGCTGGCCATGAGCACCCTGTCGTTCCAGGACTACGTACGCGAACGCATGCTGCGCCGCCGCCACGAGGCCATGCACGGCGCCCCCCCGGCCGCGAAGGCCGAGCCCGCCATGCCGGAACGCCTGCCCACCTTCGCCGAGCGCGCGCGCGACTCCCAGCCCGAACACACGCGCGGCTTCACGCCCGAGCCGCAGCCGCGTGCGCGCGAGTTCGCGCCCGAGCGCCCGAGCGCGCGCGAGCCCGAATTCATCGCCCGCGAGCCCCAGCGAGCCCCAGCGCCCGTGCATGAACCGCGCCCCGCGCCCGCCGCGCCGGTGGTGGCGCGCCACAATCCGCTGCGCAGCATTCCGATGGACCTGCCCGAGGAGCCGCGCCGCCGCGCCGAGCCCGCCATCAGCCAGCAAGGGCTGATGAACGAGCTGCAGGCCATGAAGGAGCTGATCGAGGACCGCTTCAACACCCTGTCCTGGCTGGGCCAGGCGCGGCAGGACCCGATCCAGTCGAACCTGATGCTCAAGCTGATCCGCGCGGGCTACTCCCCGGCGCTGTCGCGCGCCATCCTGGAGCGCCTGCCTGAAGACCTTTCCGCCGCCGACGCCGTGCGCTGGCTCATGGAAGTGCTGGAGCGCAACCTCAAGACCGACGCACGCATGGAGCCGCTGTACGAGGAAGGCGGCATCTTCGCCCTGGTCGGCGCCACGGGCGTGGGCAAGACCACCACCACGGCCAAGCTCGCCGCGATGTGCGCGCGCCAGTACGGCCCGGGCAGCGTCGGCCTGATCACGCTCGACACCTACCGCGTGGGCGCGCACGAGCAGTTGCGCAGCTTCGGTCGCATGCTCGGCGTGGTGGCCCACCTGGCGCACGACCGCGCCGCGCTGCAGGACCTGCTGGGCCTGCTGGTGGGCAAGAAGATGGTGCTGATCGACACCACCGGCGTGGCCCCGCGCGACCCGCGCAAGCGCGAGATGGAAGAAGTGCTCGACCTGCCCGGCGTGCAGCGCCTGCTGGTGCTGAACGCCGGCTGCCACGGCGATACGCTGGACGACGTGCTCGACGCCTTCAAGACCAGCGGCGCGCCGCAGCAAGCCATCCTCTCGAAAATCGACGAGGCCGTGAAGCTTGGCCCCGCCATGGACGCGCTGATCCGCCACCAGACGCTGCTGCGCGGCGTGACCAACGGCCAGCGCGTGCCCGAAGACTGGGAAGCCGCCAACGCGCACCAGCTCATCCAGCAGTCCATGCGCGCGCCGGCCAAGTCGGCGTTCGACCCCAAGGCCATGGAACTGAACTTCTTCTTCTCGCCCGGGCCGCAGCATGCTTGAACGCGGCATGCACCAGGGCATGGGCCTGCTGCACCGCGCCCCGGCCGAGGCACTGCGCTTCGCCGCCGTCGGCAGCGCGCCGGATGCGCTCGGCCTGCAGGTGCTGTGGCAGCTGTGCGAACAGTTGCAGCGCCTGGGCTACCCGACCATCGTGCTCGATGGCTGCGCCGTGGAAAGCCCGCACGCCCCCGGCCTGGAACAACTGCTGGAGCAGGACGGCTGGAGCGCCCCCCCCAGCCCCCTGCACGGCGACAGCGCCTGCGTAGCCGTGCTGCCCGCTGCCCGCGGCCTGTTGCGCCTGCCGGACGCCGCACCCCTAGCGCCGCTGCACCCCTTGTTCCGCGCCTACGCACTGGTGCTGCTGCACGCCCCCGTGCACCAGCTGGCGCAGCTGCTGCCGCACGCCAGCGTGCCGCTGATCCTGACCGCGCCCGGCACCACGGGCACACAGCAGGCCTACCGCCACATCAAGCAGCTGGCGGTGCAGGCCGGCCTGGGCAGCCAGGTGTGCGCCCTGGTGCGCGGCGACGGCCCGGCGCAGCAGCGCCAGGCGCGCACGCAGATCGCCACGCTGCAGCGCTGCGCGGCCGACTACCTCGGCTTGGCGCAGCAGGGGCTGGTGGTGGACGCGGATAATCCCCAGGATCTGCAGCGCATGGCCTTGCAACTGCTGGAGAACGCGGGCACCATCGACGAAACGGTGGCCATGCCGCCGCTGTATGCCAGTCTTGCACCGGCCACCGCACCCTTCGTCCGGAGCCACTGACTCGTGATGTACACCGCCAAAGGCCAGCTCGACCGCGATGCCCTGCTGCGCCAGCATGTACCGCTGGTGCGGCGCATTGCGCACCACATGATCGCCAAGCTGCCGCCCAACGTGGAGCTCGACGATCTGATCCAGGTCGGCATGATCGGCCTGGCCGAGGCGCTGTCGCGCTACGAGGCGGCGCAGGGCGTGCAGTTCGAAACCTTCGCCACCCAGCGCATCCGCGGCGCCATGCTCGACGAGCTGCGCGACAGCGACTGGATGAGCCGCAGCTCGCGCAAGAGCCAGAAGGACATCGAGCAGGCGCTGCACCGCGTCGAGCAGCGGCTCGGGCGCAGCCCGCTGGAATCCGAGATCGCCGCCGAGCTGGGCATGAGCCTGGAGGACTACCAGAGCCTGCTGGGCAAGGTGCGCGGCACCCAGCTTGTCTACCTCGAAGACATGCACCATGACGATGGCGACGAGGGCTTTCTCGACCGCCACGTGGCCGACGCAGGCGCCGACCCGCTGGCTATGCTGCGCGACCAGCGCCTGCGCGACGCGCTGGTGCGTGCCATCCAGGCCCTGCCCGAGCGCGAGCAGCACATCATGGGCATGTACTACGAGCACGACATGAACCTGAAAGAGATCGCCGCCGTGCTCGGCGTGACCGAATCGCGCGTGTGCCAGCTGCACAGCCAGGCCGTCGCCCGCCTGCGCACCAAGATGCGGGCGCATTGAGAGAACACCCCCCTGAGCCGCTGCGCGGCTTCCCCCCGCTCTCGCCACGCTGCGCGTGGCGGGCAGGGGGACGACGCCAGCGCGGCGGGGCGGCCCTTGCGCGGCGTCTGCTGGCCCAAGGCTGCGCCAGTTGCATAGACTGCGCTCCGAACTAAGCCGAATACAAGGGAAAATCGCTCTAGCGCTTATGTAGCAAGCGCTGGAAGCTATGTTTTTGGGAGCAATCAGCCGGCTGCGCGGTAGATGCGCGCGGCGCTGCCCTTGGGGCTGCCGTAGGTGGAAGGCTCGACCGGGGGCAGTACGGTGGCGGCCTGGCGGTCGGCCAGCGCGGCCACGCGCGCCAACTGGTCGCGCACCAGGGCCAGGCGCGTGCCCAGGGCCTGGATGCGCTGCACGCTCGCGGCGTCGATGGCCTGCGTGCCCTGGCGCTGGACCAGCTGTGCCAGCGCGGCGGCGGCGTCACGCAGCAAGCCGCTGCACTGCTCCAGCTTCACGGGGTCGGCCGCCAGCAGGGCGTCGGAAGCGGCCTGTACTTTTTCTTCGGCACCGGCGAGGATGGCTTGCAAGGTCATCGCGGTGCCTGCTCAGGAGAGGGAGAGGAGAAGGGGGAAAGAACCGGGGAGGAGAAAGCGGGCGCTCTCAGTTGTGCACGCGCGCGAACACTTCCTGGGCGTTGGCCAGCATCTTGTCGGCAATGGCTTCGGCATTGACCTTGAACGTGCCGTTCTGGATGGCCTCGCGCATGGCCTTGACCTTGTTGGCGTCGAAGTCGCCCTGGGTGCGGCTGGCGGAGTCGAGGCTGCGCGTCGCGTTCGAGAACGTGACCGGCGCACCGCTGCTCGTTGCCACGGTGCTTTGGGCAACGGCTTGCGCCGCAGGCGCGGCGGCCTTGGCCTGCTGCTTGGCAGGCTGCGACAGCGCATTGGCGATTTCCGGGTGCTGACCTATCTTCATGGTTCTCTCCATCGCCTCCAGTGGACAGGAGGCTGCGTGTCCATGTTTTCGGCGGCTCGTTCCCAGACTTTAGGTTTTTCTGGAACTTTTTTTGCCGTTCACAGCGCCACTTCCACGGCGCCATCCTCGGACACGGTGCCGCTGATGATACGGCCGTTGTCCATGCGCACGCGCACCGCCTGGCCCGCGGCCCCGGAGCTCAGCGCCTGCCCTGCGGACGTGATGACATAGCCCGCGCCCTGCGCCACCACACGCACCTGGGCGCCAGCGCGGAACAGCTCGGGCGGACGCACCATCGACTGGCGC belongs to Acidovorax sp. YS12 and includes:
- a CDS encoding EscU/YscU/HrcU family type III secretion system export apparatus switch protein; the protein is MDSSQDKNLPATGRKLQKARDDGQAARSRDLSHLAILGVGAAAMAVLARPLVDHLQFALGQQLRFNAETVQGPHFMLLRLQDMVLTGLGASLLFALLTCFATVASAIAAGGWIYSFKPIAPQFNRLNPLQGFANLFSKQQLVNVAKMLFMTTVLTFVAWKYFSNGIEQVVIVALQPSKLAISHVAHWLMMGMALLLLVVFLVALIDVPLQAILFKSRLKMSHEEVKNEHKEAEGNPQIKGKIRQKQREIADRASVNAVPKADFVVMNPTHYAVALRYDDQTMNAPQVISKGTDLVAFKIRDLANSHQIPVLQSPMLARALYAHAELDQPIPAQLYAAVAQVLAYVYRLKAALRGEGRMPEALAEPFVPPELDPHHSAARTQAPRTPEGSAA
- the flhA gene encoding flagellar biosynthesis protein FlhA, whose translation is MNTSLTALRQWTSSNGAMVQGLSAPLLVVAILALMVLPIPAWLLDTFFTLNIAVALMVMMVAAYMIRPLDFAAFPSVLLLTTLMRLSLNVASTRVVLLEGHTGPGAAGAVIEAFGHFLIGGNFAVGLIVFAILVVINFVVVTKGAERIAEVSARFTLDAMPGKQMAVDADLNAGLINEDEAKRRRAEVQEEAAFFGSMDGASKFVRGDAVAGILILLINIVGGFAIGMAQHGLSASEAANSYILLAVGDALVAQIPGLLISVAAAMVISRVGKEQDMGGQIVRQLFMSPRVLGVTAGILVLLGLIPGMPHVVFLAMGSLFGYGAWLLVQREKQAAATAAAATEAPPAPASDGEASWDDLQPIDLLGLELGYRLIALVDKSRQGDLLTRIKGVRRKFAQEVGFLPPAVHVRDNLELKPSAYRITLRGVVVGEGEAFPGMFLAINPGGISTPLIGTPTTDPAFGLPAHWIDGAQREAAQMAGFTVVDSETVMATHLSHLMQVHAAKLLSRTETQQLVEHVARLAPKLIEEVVPKMVSITTFQKVLQLLLEESVHIRDIRTIIETLAEHATATQDPVELARRVRIALSPAIVQQIYGPTRELSVIAIEPGLERLLVQALGNAANGPSLDPGVADMLTQKAAEVALHQEEMGMPACLLVPDAIRGAISRLVRRVAPRLQVLAHSEIPETHTIRIGPILKGAA
- the flhF gene encoding flagellar biosynthesis protein FlhF, giving the protein MNIKRFHAATSREALAKARMAFGDGTLILSNRATANGVEVVATAEDTLHALDQDSAPSARPALQSMQPSEEPRRAAPAPSARPAPAPTPAPARRSVEADTEQLAMSTLSFQDYVRERMLRRRHEAMHGAPPAAKAEPAMPERLPTFAERARDSQPEHTRGFTPEPQPRAREFAPERPSAREPEFIAREPQRAPAPVHEPRPAPAAPVVARHNPLRSIPMDLPEEPRRRAEPAISQQGLMNELQAMKELIEDRFNTLSWLGQARQDPIQSNLMLKLIRAGYSPALSRAILERLPEDLSAADAVRWLMEVLERNLKTDARMEPLYEEGGIFALVGATGVGKTTTTAKLAAMCARQYGPGSVGLITLDTYRVGAHEQLRSFGRMLGVVAHLAHDRAALQDLLGLLVGKKMVLIDTTGVAPRDPRKREMEEVLDLPGVQRLLVLNAGCHGDTLDDVLDAFKTSGAPQQAILSKIDEAVKLGPAMDALIRHQTLLRGVTNGQRVPEDWEAANAHQLIQQSMRAPAKSAFDPKAMELNFFFSPGPQHA
- a CDS encoding RNA polymerase sigma factor FliA; this translates as MYTAKGQLDRDALLRQHVPLVRRIAHHMIAKLPPNVELDDLIQVGMIGLAEALSRYEAAQGVQFETFATQRIRGAMLDELRDSDWMSRSSRKSQKDIEQALHRVEQRLGRSPLESEIAAELGMSLEDYQSLLGKVRGTQLVYLEDMHHDDGDEGFLDRHVADAGADPLAMLRDQRLRDALVRAIQALPEREQHIMGMYYEHDMNLKEIAAVLGVTESRVCQLHSQAVARLRTKMRAH
- the flgM gene encoding flagellar biosynthesis anti-sigma factor FlgM, coding for MKIGQHPEIANALSQPAKQQAKAAAPAAQAVAQSTVATSSGAPVTFSNATRSLDSASRTQGDFDANKVKAMREAIQNGTFKVNAEAIADKMLANAQEVFARVHN